AGACCGCCTCGACACCGTCCATCGCCTCGGCCGCACTCGTGTCGATGCCAGTCACGCGGCCGTGTGGAATTTCGCTTCGGACGACCGCTGCGTACGCGAGGTCGGGATACCGCTCCTCGTAGTCGGCGGTGTACTTCGCCTGTCCAGTGACGAGCTTTCGGTCGTCGTACTTCTCTGTCCGGTGGGAGACGCTGTCGCGCTCGCCGGGGGCCTTATGATTGTTCTCGGGTTCGTCCCATTCGAGTGGGTGCTCCTCGAACCGTTCGTCTTCGACAGTCTCTGACTGTGAGGCCGTTCCGCCGTCGGCCTTGGCTGTCTCGTCGTCGTTACTCATCGCAGCCACCTCCACAGCAACTGGTCGACTCGTCTCTATGCTGTGCCACAGTGACCGGGTGGCCGCCGTCTGCGGCGACAGACTGTTCCCCCTGCATTCGCTGTGCTGCGTCCAGCACGGCTTCGACCGGTTTCTGATAGCCAGTGCAGCGACAGACGTTGTCGTCTAAGGCCTCCCGAACCTCCCGCTCGGTTGGGTCGGGATTCGAATCCAGCAGCGCGACCGCCTCGATCACCATGCCCGGAATACAGAATCCGCACTGGACGGCGAAGTTGTCAACGAACGCCTGCTGGACCGGGTGCAGGTCGGCCTGTGTCCCGAGCGCCGCGACGGTCTGTATCTCACTCCCGTCGGCGTCTGTCGCCTCCATCCCGCAGGCCATTCGCACGTCCCCATCGACGAATACCTTCGATGCACCGCAGGTCCCGCCGTCGCAGCCACATTTTACGTCGATGTAGCCGCGCTGTCTCAAAACCGTCGCCAGGTCGTCCCCTGACCCGGCTTCGACTATCGTCCGCTCGCCGTTGATTGTGAGTTCAATATCCACAGAGTACCCTCCAGTTTTCGGCATGCATTACGGATACACGCCTGTTAGTGAACAGGTGTGCAACACCATCTCATATATGTATGGTTCACAGGTGTTTGATCGCAGTGTTGCCAGACGAAGCCGCGGGTCACCAGCAGACAACAGGCTGACACAGCTGCGACAGACAAGACAGTCGCTGTGTGACGTGTGCCAGATGTGTGATATTCACACGCTTGGAACGGAACGGCTCACTCGGCGGCCTTCGTCTGCACAGCGTTCAGCAGTACCTCAGTCCCGGTGACGATGTCATCCCATTCGGTGAATTCGCTCTCGCGATGGCTGATTCCGTCGACGCTTGGAACGAAAATCATGCTCGTCGGAGCTATCTTGTTGAGGTAGTTCGCATCGTGGCCCGCGCCGCTGACCAGTCGCGTGTACTCACAGCCGACCGTCTCGGCGGCCTCGACGACTGTGTCAATGCAGCCCTGATCGAACGGGTCCGCGTCGACCCGCATTATTTCCTCTATCTCGTATTCAAGGCCTTCGCGCTCGGCCGCGTGGGCGACCTCTTCCCTGATCTGTTCGACGGCCGCGTCGACCACAGCATCGTCGTACGAGCGGAAATCGAGCGTGAATTCCACCGTCTCGGGGATGACGTTGATAGCGTTTGGCCACACGTCGACACTGCCAACTGTCCCGACGAGGTCCGTTCCTTCAGTCGCTGTGATCCGCCGGACTGCGCGGGTTACGTCCGCCGTCGCCACGAACGCGTCGTGGCGCATATCCATCGGTGTCGGCCCGGCGTGGTTCGCTTGGCCCTCGAAAGTGACGTTCAGCCAGGAAAAGCCGAACACGCCTTCGACAGCGGCGACTGGGATGTCCTGCTGCTCGAGAAACGGCCCCTGCTCGACGTGCATCTCGAAGTAGCAGTGGATGTCATCCGCTTCACAGGATGTTTCGCCCTTGTAGCCGATGCGTTCGAGTTCATCGCCGAACCGCCTGCTCTCCTTGTCCTCGCGCTCGTACGCGTAGTCGAGGTCGAAGATATCACAGTAGACACCGCTGCCGAGCATATCCGGCTGAAACCGGACGCCCTCCTCGTTGCTCCAGTCAACGACCTCCAGTGGACGTTCGGTCGTCACGCCGGCGTCGTTGAACGCCTCGATGACTTCCAATCCACCGAGGACGCCGATAACGCCGTCGTACCGCCCGCCGTTGTACTGGCTGTCGATGTGTGACCCGAACAGAACCGGCGCGGCGTCGCTGTCAGTTCCGTCTCGCCGACCGAAGATGTTGCCCATCGTATCGATACGGACCTCCAGCCCGGCCTCCCGGAACCACTCGACCAGTGTGTCGCGGGCCGCCTTGTTCTCGTCGGACAGGCTCGGCCTGTTCACGCCGCCCCGTTCTGTCGCGCCGATCTTGTTGAACGTATCGAAGCGCCGTCTGAACCGCTCGCTATCGAGACTGACGGATGGCATTGGGTAGCTGTTCCGCGGTGTCGTCTTGAAGATTGTGTCGGGGTGGCCCCACACAGATCGACAGACACGGTGTGGCACGCGCTCGCCCCCTGTCACACACGGTTGAGACCACCGAAAGAGCCAAACGACCGTTCCGCGAGTCAGCAGACATGACCGAGCTGAGTGCCGCGTCCATCGCGTTCAGAGACGCGCGGGTGCTGGACGGGAGCGGTCGCCCTCCGTTCACTGCGAGCGTGCGTGTCGCCGACGGTCGAATCGACGCTATCAGCGAAGCCCCGCTTGCGGCCGACCGCGTTGTCGACCTCGACGGGTCGTATCTCGCACCGGGGTTCATCGATATGCACGCACATTCGGAGCTGCGGCTTTTCGAGAATCCCGGTGCCAGGGAGAAACTGACGCAGGGTATCACGACGGAGGTCCTCGGACAGGACGGGGTCAGCGTCGCTCCGGTGCCGCCGAACCTCACCGACGAGTGGGCGGAACGGGTCAAATCACTCGACGGCACGCTCGGCGAAACGTGGCCCTGGCACACCGTCTCTGGCTATCTCGAAGCGCTCGAATCCGTCGAGCCTGCTGTCAACTGTGCGTACTACGCCCCACACGGCAACATCAGGTCGATGCTGGCCGGATTCGAGGACCGCCCACTCAGCGGTGAACACGTCGTCGCCGCCGGACCAGTCACCGGTCAACGGCTGGACAGACCGAAGTCAGACCACGACACAGCCCCCGGTGAGCTCGATGCGATTCGACAGGAACTCGAAGTAGCGCTTGAAGAAGGCGCGTTCGGCATGTCCAAAGGGATGATATACCCCCCGAGTTCGTATGCCCGCGACGACGAACTGGTGGCGCTTGCGGATACCCTCGCCAAGCGTGACTCGTTTATGATCTCTCACGTCTGGAACGAGACGGACCGTGTGGTCGAATCTATCGACCGGTATCTCGATATCTGTCGCCGCGGCGGCTGTCACGCCCACGTCTCACATCTCAAGGTCGGCGGCCAGCAGAACTGGGGGGACTCCGAGGCTGTGCTTGACCTGTTCGACGACGCCGTCGACCGTGGTCAGCGGGTCACCTTCGACCAGTATCCGTACACCGCCGGGTCGACGATGCTTACCGCGCTGTTGCCGCCGTGGGCACGGCAGGGCGATTCAGAGGCCATCCGGCACCGCCTCAACTCCGCGGCTGTTCGCGACCGCATCGCCGCTGATATTTCCCAGCCGGGTGACTGGGAGAATCTCGCGTACGCCGCCGGGTCGTGGGACAATATCCTCATCACACGGACCGGGAGCGGCCGCTATCAGGGTGATACCATCGCGGACATCGCCGCCGAGATGGACCGCGAGCCGGTCGACGCGATGTGTGAACTACTCGTCGCGGAGGAGTTGGACGTGACGATGGCCGACTTCGTGATGGCCGAAACTGATATCGAGCGGTTTCTCGCGGACGACCGTGGTACGTTCTGCACGGACGGCATCTTCGGCGGAAAGCCCCACCCGCGGGCTATCGGGGCGTTCAGCCGCATCCTCGAACGGTACGTCCGTGAACGGAACGTGCTCTCGCCGGAACTGCTGGCGTACAAAGCCGCAGGCAACCCGGCTGATATCCTCGGCCTCAGGGACCGCGGTTACGTCCGTGAGGGGTACATCGCGGACCTCGTGGCTTTTGATCTCGACTCGGTGTCGGCGAACGCGACCTACGAGAACCCGTTCCAGTTCTCCGACGGGATGGAGTACGTCCTCGTCGGCGGCGAGATTGCCGTTCGGGACGGCGAACTGACCGGCGAGCGAAACGGCGACGTGCTCCGCTCCTACGAGGAATGGGGTGGTGCGACTCGCCCCGAACTTGACCGCGCTGCTGATGACTGATTGATCGGGCTGACGGCTCTGACCGACCGTATAGCGACTTGCCAATCCGACCGCTTGCTACCGGCAGGACGGTGTTGAGGGAACCGGAATCGTCGAACCGGGGCTTCCTTACTCCGGTACTTCGCCTTCGACAGCGTCGACGAAACTGTTCATCTCCTGGAACAGGAACTCGTCGCTCTCGCCCTCGAACGGCGAACCGGCCCAGACATCGAGTTCGCCGTTGACGATTTGTTCTTCCGTCTCGGCGACGGTGTCTTTGACCTCTTGGGGGACCTCCGGTCCCCACTCGTCGAGCGTGGGCAGGTTCGTCTCCATGCCGCCCCAGAAGGCATCGGCTTCCCAGGTTCCGTCCCGGACTGCGGAGACGGCCGGGCCGTACACCTCTTCCCAGTTCCACACTGGTGAGATGAGGTAGTTGTCGCCGCCGAACTCGCCCATCGGCGCGTTGTAGCCGGAGGCCCACACATCCGCCTCGTTTGCGGCCCTGACCGGAGCGGGGGAGTCCTGCTCTTGCGAGATGACGTCACACCCTTCATCGATAAGCGAGTTGGCCGCCTGCTTTGAGGTCTGGGGGTCGAACCACGCGTTGACCCACCGGATTTTGAATGTCGCGTCCGGGTTCACCGACCGCGCGCCGAGCGCCATCGCGTTGATGGAGCGAATGACTTCGGGGATCGGGAACGCGGCGACGTAGCCGATGGTGTTGTTCTCGGTTACCATCCCGGCCGCCTGCCCGGCGAGATACCGGGGCTGGTAGATCCGGCCCATGTACCGTCCCATGTTCTCCCGGGTGCGATAGCCGGTCGCGTGTTCGAAGTACGTGTCGGGGTACTGTTCCGCAATGTTGAACATCGGGTCCTGGTAGCCAAACGTCGTCCCGAAGACGATGTCAGCATCACCCTGCGCGTACTGCTCGAAAACGCGTTCCGAGTCCTCTGGCGCGACAGCTTCCGTGTACTCGGTTTCCAGCCAGTCGTACTCCTCGTCGACCGTCTTTCGCCCCTCGTCGTGAGCCCAAGACCATCCGAGGTCGCCCACCTCTGAGATGTACACCCAGGCAGCCGTGACGGAGTCCGACCCGGAGCCCCCATCGCCGCTGGTCGTCGTGCCGTCAGCCGTGTCTGTGTCGTCGCTTCCACCACTACAGCCGGCTAGTGCGGTTACTCCTGTCGCCCCGAGGGCACCCAGCATCTCCCGCCGCGATATCGTTCGGTTGGTATTCACCATTACTGAACTGGGTAGAGGTAGCGGAAACTCCTACTTAAGCGATACCATTCTTGACCGTACAGCGAACGAACACATCCGGAAAAAATTGACCGAAAATCCCATTCACGCTTGAATAATGTTACGAACGTTGTTATATTCACTCGAGAGCCACAGCAACACCCAGGCGATTACTGTCGTCGGAGACCGGTGGCGGGGTCAGTTGGGGACCTCGCCCTCGACGGCGTCGACGTAGCTACTCATCTCTTGGAAGAGGAACTCGTCATTCTCGCCCTCGAACGCCGAACCGGCCCAGACATCCAGTTCTCCGTCAAGTATCGCCGACCGCGACTCCGAAACGGTGTCTTTCGCTTCCTGTGGCACCTCTGGCCCCCAGTCGTCTAAACTACAGATACCCGACTCGATGCCTTCCCAGTATGCATCGGATTCCCAGCTGCCGTCCCTGACAGATTCGATGGTTGGACCGTAGAACTCCTCCCAGTGCCAGATCGGGGACGTGAGATAGTTCTCACCGGCGATGTCGCCCATCGGGGCGTCGTAGCCGGTCGCCCAGATACCCGCATCGGAGGCTGCACGGAGTGCAGCGGGGGAGTCCTGGTGCTGGGCCATCACGTCGACATCCTCGTCCAGCAAGGCGTTTGCCGCCTCGCTCTCGGTCGGGGGGTCGAACCAGGAGTTCGTCCATCTGACCTTCAGCGTCGCGCTGTCGTTGACAGACGCGGCTCCGAGCGCGTAGGCGTTGATACCGCGGATGACCTCCGGAATCGGGAACGCCGCCACGTATCCCAGCGTGTCTGTCTCCGTCACGGTCCCGGCCGCCTGCCCGGCGAGATACCGGGGCTGGTAGATCCGGCCCATATACCGCCCCATGTTCTCCATCGTCAGGTAGCCCGTGTTGTGCTCGAAGTACGTGTCGGAGTACTGCTCCGCCACGGACGCCATCGGGTCCTGATACTCGAACGTACAGCCGAAGATGATATCGGCATCACCCTGTGCGTACTGTTCGAACACTCGCTCGGAATCGGCTGGGGCGACAGCCTCGGTGTACTCGGTCTCTAGCCAGTCGTACTCTTCTGCGACTGCCTTCCGCCCTTCGTTGTGGGCCCACGACCAGCCGAGGTCACCGACCTCCGAGTTGTACACCCATGCGGCGGTAATCGAATCCATGCCGTCACTGCTGGTCGCAGTACCGTCACCAGCCCCGCCGTCGCCGGTGTCGGTGGTTGCCTCGCCATCGCCCCCGTCACCACCACCGCTACAACCGGCTAACCCGGTTATTCCTGCCGCGCCAAGTGCTGTCAGTAACTCCCGTCTCGATCTGGTATGTTTCTTGTCAACCATTAACTAACCGAATAGCCATTTCGGAAACAATCACTTAAATTGTTCCGTTCACGCAGCTTTCTCTCTCCTATTTTCCAAATATGTGCCACAAAAGTATCCCTATCAAATGGTAACTGAATACAATATGAATTATATGTTCATCCTGCTGGGTATCGCGACAGACTGAGTGACCGTTAACAATGGACACCAGCACACAACAACTGATACTTGGCAAATGTCCGGCATTTCCCGTGCTGGACGGCGAATATGGCTACCTTTGGAAACAATTATGCCACTACATTGTTGATACCCGGCCAAGACCACAGAGCATGTCCGAACACACCACGCTCAGGATGGAGGGGATTCTGAAGGAGTTCCCTGGGGTCGTCGCCAACGACCACGTCAACCTCTCCGTCGAGCGCGGGGAAATCCACGGCCTCCTCGGCGAAAACGGCGCGGGAAAGAGTACGCTGATGAAGATTCTGTACGGGCTTTACTCGCAGGACGCCGGCGATATCTATCTCGACGGCGAGCGACTCGATCTGGGGTCCCCACAGGACGCCATCGACGCCGGCATCGGGATGGTCCACCAGCACTTCATGCTGATTCCACGCCTCACAGTCGCCGAGAACGTCGTACTCGGTGAACGTGAGCCGGCCACAGCGTTCCGCGGCGATGCGGAGGACAGCTGGCTCCCGGCGGCAGTCCGGAACAACAGTCTCGTCCAATCGCTCGCCGGACAGTTTTCGCTAGGTCTCGATGTGCCCGAGCAACGGATTCAGGATTTGGCCGACCAGTACGGGTTCGACATCGACGTGAGCGCAAAGATCTGGGAGCTTGATGTCGGCCAGCAACAGCGCGTCGAGATACTCAAGGCGCTGTACCGGGATGTCGACCTCCTGATTCTCGACGAACCCACGGCAGTCCTCACGCCGACCGAGGCTGAGCGGCTCTTCGACTCGCTCGAACGGCTGACCGACGAAGGACTCTCGATAATCTTCATTACGCACAAGCTCACTGAGGTCGACGCCATCGTCGACCGGGTGACGGTGCTCCGGGAGGGAGAAAACGTTGGCACCGCCGAGTTGTCGTCAGTCTCCCGGGCGGACCTCGCGGAGATGATGGTCGGTCGCGAAGTCCTGTTCGAAATAGACAGGGAAGCGATCGACTTGGGCGACCCAGTTTTACGCGCACGCGGGGTCGAAGCCACCGACAATCGAGATATCGAAGCGCTCTCGGGTATTGACCTGACGGTTCGGCAGGGCGAAATCGTCGGGATTGCGGGCGTCAGCGGTAACGGCCAGAAGGAGCTCGCGGAGGTCATGGCCGGCATTCGGGACGTGACGGCCGGCGAGCTAGTGGTCAACGGTGAAGACATTACCGGCGCGAAACCGAAGACGTTCGTCGACAGCGGCGTCTCGTTCGTCCCCGAGGACCGGCTCCAGTACGGCTGTGCCGAGGACCTCTCGGTGATGCACAACGCCACGATGAAAGACTTCAGGGACAGCCGGTTTGGCGACCGGCCGTTTCTGGACTACGGGGAACTCCGCGACTACGCCGAAACACTGGTCGATGAGTTCGATGTCCGCGGCGTCAGCGACGTGACTGAGACACAGGCCGGCGACCTTTCCGGGGGGAACCTCCAGAAACTCATTCTGGCGCGGGAAATCTACCGCGACCCGGACCTCCTCATTGCGAACCAACCGACCCGCGGCGTCGACGTCGGAGCAATCGAGTTCATCAGGGAGACGTTGCTCGAACAGCGCAAGGCAGGAACGGGTATCATCCTCCTCTCGGAGGACTTAGACGAGATATTCGACCTGAGCGACAGGATTCTCGTCGTGTACGAGGGTGAGTTCGTCTACGAGACGACACCGGCCGAAGCCGACCGGGAACGGATCGGTCTGGAGATGACCGGTGGTGGTGGAGACGACGGCAAGACGGTTGCGCCGCCCCAGCACGGAGCCACACAGGAGAGTGAGAGCTGATGAACGTCGCAGTAACCGTCGATGCGCGCGAGGACATTCCGGCCTGGCTCTCCTACGGGACGCCCGTGTTCACCGTGCTGGCTGCACTGGCGGTGAGCGCTATCGCGCTGGTCGTCCTCGACGTGAACCCTGTCGCGGCGTACACGACGATGTTCGTTGACACGCTCGTGACCGAGTTCGGTCTCAGTGAGACGCTAACAAAGGCGGTTCCGCTGATCCTCACGGGTCTGGCGGTGTATCTCCCGTTGAAAGCAGGCCTGTTCAATATCGGTGCCGAAGGACAACTCGTCGCCGGCGCGCTTGCAGGGACGTGGATCGGGCTGAACGTCTCGCTCCCGGGCCTCGCACTGATTCCGCTGATGTTCGTCGCTGCAGCCGTAGCCGGCGGTATCTGGGCTGGTATTCCGGCGTACCTGCGTGCGAAGTGGGACGTCAACGAGATCATCACGTCGCTACTGCTGACGTTCGTCGCGCTCGAAATCCAGAGCTACCTGCTCCGGGGACCGATGCAGGGCGGGACCGGGAACTTCCCGCAATCAGACCGGTTTTCCGAGGCCGCGACGATTCCGGAACTGTTCGGCGGTGTCCACGCTGGGCTGCTCGCCGCCCTCTGCATGGTCGTCGTGACGTATGTCCTGATGACGAGAACGCGACTCGGGTTCGAAATCACGTTCGTCGGCTCGAACGACGAGGCCGCCCAGCAGGCCGGGATGAGCAAGTTCTACGTGTATCTGCTCGTGTTTGTCGTCGGGGGCGCGTTCGCGGCCATGGGCGGCATCAGCGAGATCGCCGGCGCACAGGGTCGATACCGTGCCGGGTTCGAACCCGGATACGGCTTTACAGCCATTCCCATCGCGCTGCTCGGTCGCAACAGCGCGTTCAAGGTGATGCTCGCTGGCCTGTTTTTCGCCGTGCTGTTCGTCGGCGGGTCAAGCATGGAAGTGGCATTCGGTGTGCCCGCGGCGCTGGTCGAGATCATCCAGGCGCTGGTCATTCTCTTCCTGATCACGGCGGAGTTTTTCAAGAGCTACCGTGTCGGTATCGACCTAAAACGCGGGCCAGCGGAGACGCCAGCCCAGCCACAGCGGGGTGACGACTGATGGTGAGCTTCATCGCCGGCCTGCTCGATGCGACTGTTCAGGCGGCGACGGTGCTTCTCCTCGCTGGGATGGGCGAACTCATCAGCGAGCGGGCGGGCGTCCTCAACCTCGGCGTCGAGGGCATGATGCTGGTCGGCGCACTCGGGGGATTCATCACGACCGTCCTCACGGGGAGCCACTGGCTCGGATTCGGCGTCGGCATCCTCCTCGGGATGGTGCTGGCGCTGGTCCACGCGTTCCTCTGTATCACGCTGAAGTCGAACCAGGTCATCAGCGGCGTCATGCTGACGCTGCTTGGGACCGGACTGACGACCTTTTTCGGCTCCGGCTGGGTCGAAGAATCGATCAGCGGCTTCCCGCAGATAACGTTCCCGCTCGTCGGTCAGTACCTTGTCGGTATCCCGGTCATCGGCGAGGCCCTCTTCCGGAGCACGGCAACGGACTACCTCGCGCTCGGCCTGCTGGTCGTGGTCTGGTACTCCCTGCACCACTCGAATCTCGGGCTGGAGATGATTGCTGTCGGTGAGGACCCGGAGATGGCGGACACGATGGGCGTGTCCGTGTTCAGACTGCGGTACCTCGCGGTGCTCATCGGCGGCGGGTTCGCTGGCGCGGCCGGCGCTCACCTCTCGCTGGCCTTCTCACAGCTCTGGGTCCCCGGCATGACCGCGGGCCGGGGCTGGATCGCTGTCGCGCTGGTTATCTTCGCGCAGTGGCGGCCCCGCCGGATGCTCGTGGGGGCGTATCTGTTCGGGCTGCTCGACGCGCTCCGCATTCGCTCCCAGTCGATCTCGTTGACGCTTGGCCCCGATGCGCCCCTCGCGGGCGTCATCAATCCCATCGTCGAGTTCCTCATGACGCCACAGATCATGGGGACGTACCCGTATCTGGCGACGATTATCGTGCTGGCGTACGCCGTCATCCGGACCAAGAGCGACCAGCTTGCCGTCCCCTCGGCGCTGTTGCAGTCCTACAGTCGCGAGACGGACTGAGCGGTCCGCGACGCGGGCCAATACCGGCGGCCACACCTCCCACAGACCGTGTGTGTGGCCAAATCTATTTATCGGTATTCGGAGAATCCAGCATGTCTCATGAGCGCCAATCAGGTCTTCGAGAGAGGCGACCGTGTCGGTATCTACTTGCAGGACAAACACTCGCTAGAAGAGAACGTCGAACTCGTGCAGTACGCGGAAGAGCAGGGCATCGACGAGATATGGCAGGCTGAATCGCGACTCGCACGCGACGCCGTCTCCCCGCTCGGCGCGTACGCCGCGGTCACCGATGACATCAAACTCGGGACGGGTGTCATCAACAACTGGACGCGCAACGCGGCGCTGATCGCACAGTCGATGAGCACGCTCGAGGAACTCGCCGGCCCGGACCGCATCATGTGTGGTATCGGGGCCTGGTGGGACCCGCTGGCCGAGAAGGTCGGTATTGACCGCAGTGGCGCACTCCGGGCGATGCGCGAATGTGTCGAGGTGACACAGGACCTGCTGGACATGGAAAACGTCACCTATGACGGGGAGTTCGTCCAGATGCGGGACG
The Haloarcula marismortui ATCC 43049 DNA segment above includes these coding regions:
- a CDS encoding (2Fe-2S)-binding protein — translated: MPKTGGYSVDIELTINGERTIVEAGSGDDLATVLRQRGYIDVKCGCDGGTCGASKVFVDGDVRMACGMEATDADGSEIQTVAALGTQADLHPVQQAFVDNFAVQCGFCIPGMVIEAVALLDSNPDPTEREVREALDDNVCRCTGYQKPVEAVLDAAQRMQGEQSVAADGGHPVTVAQHRDESTSCCGGGCDE
- a CDS encoding Zn-dependent hydrolase, which encodes MPSVSLDSERFRRRFDTFNKIGATERGGVNRPSLSDENKAARDTLVEWFREAGLEVRIDTMGNIFGRRDGTDSDAAPVLFGSHIDSQYNGGRYDGVIGVLGGLEVIEAFNDAGVTTERPLEVVDWSNEEGVRFQPDMLGSGVYCDIFDLDYAYEREDKESRRFGDELERIGYKGETSCEADDIHCYFEMHVEQGPFLEQQDIPVAAVEGVFGFSWLNVTFEGQANHAGPTPMDMRHDAFVATADVTRAVRRITATEGTDLVGTVGSVDVWPNAINVIPETVEFTLDFRSYDDAVVDAAVEQIREEVAHAAEREGLEYEIEEIMRVDADPFDQGCIDTVVEAAETVGCEYTRLVSGAGHDANYLNKIAPTSMIFVPSVDGISHRESEFTEWDDIVTGTEVLLNAVQTKAAE
- a CDS encoding N-acyl-D-amino-acid deacylase family protein — protein: MTELSAASIAFRDARVLDGSGRPPFTASVRVADGRIDAISEAPLAADRVVDLDGSYLAPGFIDMHAHSELRLFENPGAREKLTQGITTEVLGQDGVSVAPVPPNLTDEWAERVKSLDGTLGETWPWHTVSGYLEALESVEPAVNCAYYAPHGNIRSMLAGFEDRPLSGEHVVAAGPVTGQRLDRPKSDHDTAPGELDAIRQELEVALEEGAFGMSKGMIYPPSSYARDDELVALADTLAKRDSFMISHVWNETDRVVESIDRYLDICRRGGCHAHVSHLKVGGQQNWGDSEAVLDLFDDAVDRGQRVTFDQYPYTAGSTMLTALLPPWARQGDSEAIRHRLNSAAVRDRIAADISQPGDWENLAYAAGSWDNILITRTGSGRYQGDTIADIAAEMDREPVDAMCELLVAEELDVTMADFVMAETDIERFLADDRGTFCTDGIFGGKPHPRAIGAFSRILERYVRERNVLSPELLAYKAAGNPADILGLRDRGYVREGYIADLVAFDLDSVSANATYENPFQFSDGMEYVLVGGEIAVRDGELTGERNGDVLRSYEEWGGATRPELDRAADD
- a CDS encoding BMP family ABC transporter substrate-binding protein — protein: MVNTNRTISRREMLGALGATGVTALAGCSGGSDDTDTADGTTTSGDGGSGSDSVTAAWVYISEVGDLGWSWAHDEGRKTVDEEYDWLETEYTEAVAPEDSERVFEQYAQGDADIVFGTTFGYQDPMFNIAEQYPDTYFEHATGYRTRENMGRYMGRIYQPRYLAGQAAGMVTENNTIGYVAAFPIPEVIRSINAMALGARSVNPDATFKIRWVNAWFDPQTSKQAANSLIDEGCDVISQEQDSPAPVRAANEADVWASGYNAPMGEFGGDNYLISPVWNWEEVYGPAVSAVRDGTWEADAFWGGMETNLPTLDEWGPEVPQEVKDTVAETEEQIVNGELDVWAGSPFEGESDEFLFQEMNSFVDAVEGEVPE
- a CDS encoding BMP family ABC transporter substrate-binding protein, with protein sequence MVDKKHTRSRRELLTALGAAGITGLAGCSGGGDGGDGEATTDTGDGGAGDGTATSSDGMDSITAAWVYNSEVGDLGWSWAHNEGRKAVAEEYDWLETEYTEAVAPADSERVFEQYAQGDADIIFGCTFEYQDPMASVAEQYSDTYFEHNTGYLTMENMGRYMGRIYQPRYLAGQAAGTVTETDTLGYVAAFPIPEVIRGINAYALGAASVNDSATLKVRWTNSWFDPPTESEAANALLDEDVDVMAQHQDSPAALRAASDAGIWATGYDAPMGDIAGENYLTSPIWHWEEFYGPTIESVRDGSWESDAYWEGIESGICSLDDWGPEVPQEAKDTVSESRSAILDGELDVWAGSAFEGENDEFLFQEMSSYVDAVEGEVPN
- a CDS encoding ABC transporter ATP-binding protein; the encoded protein is MSEHTTLRMEGILKEFPGVVANDHVNLSVERGEIHGLLGENGAGKSTLMKILYGLYSQDAGDIYLDGERLDLGSPQDAIDAGIGMVHQHFMLIPRLTVAENVVLGEREPATAFRGDAEDSWLPAAVRNNSLVQSLAGQFSLGLDVPEQRIQDLADQYGFDIDVSAKIWELDVGQQQRVEILKALYRDVDLLILDEPTAVLTPTEAERLFDSLERLTDEGLSIIFITHKLTEVDAIVDRVTVLREGENVGTAELSSVSRADLAEMMVGREVLFEIDREAIDLGDPVLRARGVEATDNRDIEALSGIDLTVRQGEIVGIAGVSGNGQKELAEVMAGIRDVTAGELVVNGEDITGAKPKTFVDSGVSFVPEDRLQYGCAEDLSVMHNATMKDFRDSRFGDRPFLDYGELRDYAETLVDEFDVRGVSDVTETQAGDLSGGNLQKLILAREIYRDPDLLIANQPTRGVDVGAIEFIRETLLEQRKAGTGIILLSEDLDEIFDLSDRILVVYEGEFVYETTPAEADRERIGLEMTGGGGDDGKTVAPPQHGATQESES
- a CDS encoding ABC transporter permease, with product MNVAVTVDAREDIPAWLSYGTPVFTVLAALAVSAIALVVLDVNPVAAYTTMFVDTLVTEFGLSETLTKAVPLILTGLAVYLPLKAGLFNIGAEGQLVAGALAGTWIGLNVSLPGLALIPLMFVAAAVAGGIWAGIPAYLRAKWDVNEIITSLLLTFVALEIQSYLLRGPMQGGTGNFPQSDRFSEAATIPELFGGVHAGLLAALCMVVVTYVLMTRTRLGFEITFVGSNDEAAQQAGMSKFYVYLLVFVVGGAFAAMGGISEIAGAQGRYRAGFEPGYGFTAIPIALLGRNSAFKVMLAGLFFAVLFVGGSSMEVAFGVPAALVEIIQALVILFLITAEFFKSYRVGIDLKRGPAETPAQPQRGDD
- a CDS encoding ABC transporter permease, giving the protein MVSFIAGLLDATVQAATVLLLAGMGELISERAGVLNLGVEGMMLVGALGGFITTVLTGSHWLGFGVGILLGMVLALVHAFLCITLKSNQVISGVMLTLLGTGLTTFFGSGWVEESISGFPQITFPLVGQYLVGIPVIGEALFRSTATDYLALGLLVVVWYSLHHSNLGLEMIAVGEDPEMADTMGVSVFRLRYLAVLIGGGFAGAAGAHLSLAFSQLWVPGMTAGRGWIAVALVIFAQWRPRRMLVGAYLFGLLDALRIRSQSISLTLGPDAPLAGVINPIVEFLMTPQIMGTYPYLATIIVLAYAVIRTKSDQLAVPSALLQSYSRETD